The Mesorhizobium sp. NBSH29 genome has a segment encoding these proteins:
- a CDS encoding DNA polymerase Y family protein: MGRSWRSKREVTTPLIISHRENNTQRIARLDEQAETLRLRPGMGIADARAMYPSIEIIEADPAADFRLLESLADWCDRYTPLVALEGVDGLFLDITGCVHLFGGEQAMLDDILARLFQQGFHARAGLASTPGAAWAAARFLGAGIVEPGEEEELLAPLPLSALRIEPAVRISLESVGLRSVGAVLGSPRAPLARRFGRGLLMRIDQATGASEEAISPRLPLPLLSVERHLAEPIVQTDDVKTLAGMLAVSMKDDLERRGEGARTLRLTLFRVDGAVRLLEIRTAQPLRDPSMITRLFHEKLAVLEEEIDAGYGFELVRLSALAVDPFEPKQVNLGSPHTDDSQALAQFGDRIRARLGEQVLLKPVAVESHIPERSVIMVSPFDAPVRISRMRRNSFTPDQSEAQRPIRLFRYPEPIEVAATELPEGPPMHFRWRRVTHRIARAEGPERISSEWWLEEADAPTRDYFRVEDGQGRRYWVYRQGLYGASSEPPRWFMHGIFP; this comes from the coding sequence ATGGGCAGGTCGTGGCGTTCGAAGCGGGAGGTAACCACGCCGCTGATCATCAGCCACCGGGAGAACAACACCCAGCGCATCGCCAGGCTCGACGAACAGGCTGAGACGCTCCGGTTAAGGCCTGGAATGGGCATCGCCGATGCCCGTGCCATGTATCCCTCAATAGAGATTATCGAAGCGGACCCAGCGGCCGATTTCAGGCTGCTTGAAAGCCTCGCCGACTGGTGCGATCGCTATACACCGCTGGTCGCTCTAGAGGGTGTCGATGGGCTGTTTCTCGATATCACCGGCTGCGTTCACCTGTTTGGTGGCGAGCAAGCAATGCTGGACGACATTCTGGCGCGGCTGTTCCAGCAGGGCTTTCACGCGCGTGCAGGGCTCGCCTCGACACCCGGTGCGGCCTGGGCAGCGGCACGGTTTCTCGGCGCAGGCATTGTCGAGCCTGGCGAAGAGGAGGAGTTGCTTGCCCCTTTGCCCCTGTCAGCGCTGCGCATTGAACCAGCGGTCCGGATAAGTCTCGAAAGTGTCGGGCTACGCAGTGTAGGCGCCGTGCTTGGCTCACCGCGCGCCCCGCTCGCCCGGCGTTTCGGCAGGGGTTTGCTCATGCGGATCGACCAGGCGACCGGGGCGAGCGAGGAGGCTATTTCACCCCGCCTTCCCCTGCCCCTGCTGTCGGTCGAACGCCATCTTGCTGAACCGATTGTTCAGACTGATGATGTCAAAACACTTGCTGGTATGCTGGCTGTGTCGATGAAGGACGATCTGGAACGTCGTGGCGAGGGTGCCAGGACATTGCGTCTGACGCTGTTCCGCGTCGACGGGGCCGTGCGCCTACTGGAGATTCGCACTGCACAACCTTTGCGCGACCCATCCATGATCACACGTCTTTTTCACGAGAAGCTGGCGGTGCTGGAAGAGGAAATTGATGCCGGCTACGGTTTCGAGCTGGTGCGCTTGTCAGCGCTGGCCGTAGACCCTTTCGAGCCGAAACAGGTCAATCTCGGCAGCCCCCATACCGACGACAGCCAAGCGCTCGCCCAGTTTGGCGACCGCATTCGGGCCCGGTTGGGCGAGCAGGTTCTGCTCAAGCCCGTCGCTGTGGAAAGCCACATTCCCGAGCGATCCGTGATCATGGTTTCTCCCTTTGACGCCCCGGTGAGAATATCCCGGATGAGGAGAAATAGTTTCACACCCGACCAGTCGGAGGCACAACGGCCTATTCGTCTGTTCCGTTACCCCGAGCCGATTGAAGTAGCGGCGACTGAGCTGCCAGAAGGACCTCCCATGCATTTTCGCTGGCGGCGGGTCACCCACAGGATTGCCCGAGCGGAAGGTCCCGAGCGCATCTCATCAGAATGGTGGCTGGAGGAGGCTGATGCGCCGACGCGCGACTATTTTCGCGTCGAAGACGGCCAAGGTCGTCGCTACTGGGTCTACCGTCAGGGTCTCTACGGCGCCTCGAGCGAACCGCCACGCTGGTTTATGCACGGAATTTTCCCGTGA
- a CDS encoding outer-membrane lipoprotein carrier protein LolA gives MTDHTSFVTRRRMLGFGLAALFSVSAGHLLPIFQPVTQADASSAAAQKIADHFSSIRTMAGDFIQFGPRGEQTGGKFFIARPGKIRFNYEAPSSYRVISDGTSVVIDNRKLNTMDLYPLSKTPLKLLLDDRIDLTGSRVTSVKEETDLVTIKMADKSVFGNSRITMMFDAKTYDLRQWTITDAQGKDTTVLIDNVKQGVQLDAGLFAIDYKRNFDVNQKNKNR, from the coding sequence ATGACCGACCATACCTCTTTCGTAACGCGCCGCAGAATGCTTGGCTTTGGGCTCGCAGCACTTTTTTCTGTGAGTGCGGGCCATCTGCTGCCCATCTTCCAACCCGTGACGCAGGCTGATGCCTCCTCCGCGGCGGCACAAAAAATCGCAGACCACTTCTCTTCAATCCGCACGATGGCAGGCGACTTCATCCAGTTTGGTCCGCGCGGCGAACAGACCGGCGGAAAGTTCTTCATCGCCCGGCCAGGCAAGATTCGCTTCAACTATGAGGCCCCTTCGTCCTACCGCGTGATCTCGGATGGTACTTCGGTGGTGATCGACAACCGCAAACTCAACACGATGGATCTTTATCCATTGTCAAAGACGCCCCTGAAGCTGCTGCTCGATGATCGTATCGACCTGACCGGCAGCCGCGTGACCAGCGTCAAGGAAGAGACCGATCTCGTCACCATCAAGATGGCCGACAAGTCGGTATTCGGCAATTCGCGCATCACCATGATGTTCGACGCAAAGACCTATGATCTGCGCCAGTGGACGATCACCGATGCGCAGGGCAAGGACACCACGGTGCTGATCGACAATGTGAAGCAAGGTGTGCAACTCGACGCCGGCCTGTTCGCCATCGACTACAAGCGCAATTTTGACGTCAACCAGAAGAACAAGAACCGGTAG
- a CDS encoding exodeoxyribonuclease III gives MPFSIATWNINSVRLRMPLVERLLNEHAPDVLCLQETKCTDDLFPFEPIRALGYEHIAISGQKGYHGVATISRHPLEVVDRRRFCDKEDCRHISTRLQAGCKSLLLHNFYVPAGGDEPHPEINWKFRHKLDFVQEMNSVPAAWSADSASVLVGDLNIAPLENDVWSHKQLLKVVSHTPVETESFEAMRKAGNWVDLMRHGVPEEQKIYTWWSYRAANWETANRGRRLDHIWSSQNLVDNLLGIEVLREARNWERPSDHVPVIARFDL, from the coding sequence ATGCCCTTTTCTATCGCCACCTGGAACATTAACTCCGTACGCCTGCGGATGCCGCTGGTCGAACGTTTACTGAACGAGCATGCGCCAGATGTCCTGTGCCTGCAGGAAACCAAGTGCACCGACGATCTGTTTCCTTTCGAGCCTATCCGTGCACTCGGCTATGAACATATCGCCATTAGCGGTCAGAAGGGCTATCACGGCGTTGCCACGATCTCGCGCCACCCGCTGGAGGTCGTGGATCGCCGGCGCTTCTGCGACAAGGAGGATTGCCGGCATATTTCCACCCGCCTTCAAGCGGGCTGCAAATCGCTTCTTCTGCATAATTTCTATGTGCCGGCGGGCGGCGACGAGCCTCACCCCGAAATCAACTGGAAATTCCGTCACAAGCTCGATTTCGTGCAGGAAATGAATAGCGTTCCCGCCGCGTGGAGCGCTGATTCAGCCTCTGTTCTGGTCGGCGATCTCAATATCGCGCCGCTGGAAAACGATGTCTGGTCGCACAAGCAGTTGCTCAAGGTTGTTAGCCATACGCCCGTGGAAACCGAAAGCTTCGAGGCGATGCGCAAAGCAGGAAATTGGGTCGATCTCATGCGCCACGGCGTCCCTGAAGAGCAAAAAATCTACACCTGGTGGAGTTACCGTGCCGCCAATTGGGAAACCGCCAATCGCGGCCGACGGCTCGACCACATATGGTCCTCCCAAAATCTCGTCGACAACCTTTTGGGCATTGAGGTTCTGCGCGAAGCCCGCAACTGGGAACGGCCCTCCGACCATGTCCCAGTAATCGCACGCTTCGACCTCTAA
- a CDS encoding ImuA family protein, whose product MAPPAVTQEAFFALRQRIAKIEGTQPEWLPGGLADVKENDQVFDPERFLATGVASLDRALGGGLPRAALTEIHGRETRDSGAVAGFALALAGLILDPGRSQIASPVLWIGVSQAFTEMGFLHAPGISHFTGLSLDELLVAQTSKLADAMWIAEEAARLREISGIFLEIHGNPGKLDLTATRRLHRRAQRAGRPVFLLRQAAFAEPTAAPMRLIVAAAPARPRNTIAGPLDGSIGWSAFKIAIGKGHSALPGEFVVEWNNDASAFQERHPANSGALVSPPFLGPDFPATDGQVVAFEAGGNHAADHQPPGEQHPAHRQARRTG is encoded by the coding sequence ATGGCGCCCCCCGCCGTGACGCAAGAGGCATTTTTTGCCTTGCGTCAACGCATTGCGAAGATTGAAGGCACGCAACCCGAATGGCTTCCGGGCGGGCTTGCTGATGTGAAGGAAAACGACCAGGTGTTCGACCCTGAGCGTTTTCTTGCCACCGGTGTTGCCAGTCTGGACCGCGCCCTTGGCGGCGGCCTGCCGCGGGCCGCGCTGACCGAGATCCATGGTCGCGAAACTCGGGACAGCGGTGCTGTTGCCGGCTTTGCGCTGGCGCTGGCTGGGCTGATTCTGGACCCCGGCAGAAGCCAGATCGCCAGTCCCGTTCTTTGGATTGGAGTTAGCCAAGCCTTCACGGAAATGGGGTTTTTGCACGCGCCCGGCATCAGCCATTTTACAGGCCTTTCGCTGGACGAACTTCTCGTGGCCCAGACCTCGAAACTCGCCGACGCAATGTGGATCGCCGAAGAAGCGGCCCGCCTTCGCGAAATTTCCGGCATATTTCTGGAGATTCATGGCAATCCGGGCAAACTTGATCTGACGGCAACCCGGCGCCTGCATCGCCGCGCGCAACGGGCAGGGCGCCCGGTTTTTCTTCTCCGGCAGGCCGCTTTTGCCGAGCCAACGGCAGCTCCCATGCGCCTGATTGTTGCAGCGGCGCCGGCCAGGCCGCGCAACACCATTGCAGGACCACTCGACGGTTCAATCGGCTGGTCGGCCTTCAAAATAGCAATAGGGAAGGGCCATTCGGCTTTACCCGGTGAGTTCGTTGTGGAGTGGAACAATGATGCAAGCGCATTTCAAGAAAGACACCCGGCGAACTCTGGCGCTCTGGTTTCCCCACCTTTCCTCGGACCGGATTTTCCGGCAACGGATGGGCAGGTCGTGGCGTTCGAAGCGGGAGGTAACCACGCCGCTGATCATCAGCCACCGGGAGAACAACACCCAGCGCATCGCCAGGCTCGACGAACAGGCTGA